In one Asterias amurensis chromosome 9, ASM3211899v1 genomic region, the following are encoded:
- the LOC139941334 gene encoding dual oxidase 1-like isoform X3, whose product MARWAVLLQLCLVMYLGSRLCVADDSSLSEAQRLALERKIRIFHYEEREYEGYDGWYNNMAHPDWGGAELPLTRRLPVAYSDGVYAMAGKDRPNPIKISEATMRGATGKPSFLNRTAFMTFFGQQVVEEILDAQRAGCPPEYENIDIPEDHEYRKMTKDRVPHGEVKYIPFLRTRYSFNTGFSPNVPREQLNEITPWIDGGLVYGTTKAWADALRSFKGGRLADNSMNVAGEEGFPEENTLGLPMANPPAPADAVLKDAKRFFKLGNPRGNENPFLLTFGILWFRWHNYWADKIFNETMQDREEWNDEKIFNEARKWVIATYQKMVYYDWLPGYLNLNETEQEEVKYEGYKSYVHPGITHEFQSAAMRFGHTLVPPGVYRRNADCVFHNTTLMSSLAPNREGHHGVRTCNSFWNPQLPIREHDIEDFLMGMASQITEREDNIVTIDLQRRVFGPLDFTRRDLMAQNIQRGRDHGLPDYNTARVSLGLDRIENFTDINAPRFEGDETDIDDSILNALDEVYGGDIDKVDIWPGGLLETTANGPGPLFRKIILDQFVRTRDGDRFWFENEQNGLFTKEQIDYIKTNITVFDVITLCTKITEDDIQRDVFHFTEGDKCWDEHPNVNRAIDENDMENCTDLNTFDYFEGSEVSYALSFLALGLFIVMVVVMLFVCANRRKKVVEQTRRAERQKTRKGQGPENLKKFTTLEWCGFKSGTRPIQVALGPGKLIKVSNERGNKLYRTIDLNHHQKILFCVAPDRKRRYLLLQLEREYDLVVKFDEEDSRTEFISELESFLGSGEVGLGMERREIRENELLKMAITKEHRQKTIERFFRVAFAQAFNQSVDSADLTDQGNDDAKEVLNNELSKTEFAEMLSMAPDSLFVEQMFELVDKDHSGSLSFREFLDVIVIFAKGKPEDKLALMFNMYDIDRSGHLSRDEFKMMLKSMMETVSASLEQQQLEDVISSMFKAAGFENKEDLSLDDFIRLMGDHKEELSQAALTLQGADVPEAAQPLDRGATIIKRENAPSRARKTIVKAYADKDQQRPMTAKRYQSKVVKIETEKKTYTESRTQRKVNTFVRYIENNRLSIFYLVLYMLVLAGVFIERAYYYSVEREHAGLRRIAGYGVTVTRGAASAMMFTYSTILVTMCRNTITFLRSTFLHRYVPFDGALAFHKIVAWTALAFSLLHTVGHAINFYHISTQTANDLTCLFRDFFHRSHELPKFHFWVYRTITGFTGVLLVMVCAIMYTFALQFARRKVFNLFWLTHNLYILLFILMVFHGSGNLVQPPFFYYFFLGPVILFTLDKLVSVSRKKAEITVVKAELLPSNVTMLEFKRPTTFEYKSGQWVRIACKTLNSSEYHPFTLSSAPHEENLSLHIRAVGPWTTNLRRTFDPNVVREHPYPKLFLDGPYGEGHQDWYQFEVSVLVGGGIGVTPFASILKDLVARSAQGQKFSCKKVYFIWVTRTQKQFEWLTDIIRDIEDKDVNNLVNVHIFITQFFQKFDLRTTMLYICERHFQKISERSLFTGLRSITHFGRPQFEPFLQSLQDEHPTVNKIGVFSCGPPGMTNNVEKACTELNKYDGAAFLHHYENF is encoded by the exons CTGATGACTCGTCTCTAAGTGAAGCACAACGCCTAGCGCTTGAAA GGAAAATTAGAATCTTTCATTACGAAGAAAGAGAATATGAAGGATATGATGGTTGGTACAATAACATGGCACATCCTGACTGGGGAGGCGCAG AGCTTCCTTTGACAAGACGTCTCCCAGTTGCCTATAGTGACGGGGTTTATGCCATGGCTGGAAAAGATAGACCCAACCCCATAAAGATCAGCGAGGCTACCATGCGAGGAGCAACAGGAAAACCATCCTTTCTCAACCGCACTGCATTCATGACTTTCTTTG GACAACAAGTTGtagaagagatcttagatgctcaACGTGCTGGCTGCCCTCCAGAATATGAAAACATTGACATACCCGAAGACCATGAATACAGAAAGATGACCAAGGATAGAGTACCTCATGGTGAAGTGAAATATATTCCATTCCTTCGAACTCGCTACAGTTTCAACACTGGGTTCTCACCCAATGTCCCCAGGGAACAG TTGAATGAAATCACACCATGGATTGATGGTGGACTGGTGTATGGAACAACTAAGGCATGGGCAGATGCATTGCGTTCATTTAAAGGTGGTCGTCTTGCTGATAATAGCATGAATGTTGCAGGAGAGGAAGGCTTCCCCGAGGAGAACACCCTAGGTTTGCCAATGGCCAACCCTCCAGCGCCTGCAGATGCCGTGCTCAAAGATGCCAAGAGATTCTTTA AGCTGGGAAATCCCCGAGGCAATGAAAACCCTTTCCTTCTGACCTTTGGCATTCTGTGGTTCCGCTGGCATAACTACTGGGCCGACAAGATTTTCAATGAGACAATGCAGGATAGAGAGGAATGGAATGACGAGAAGATCTTCAATGAGGCCCGTAAATGGGTTATTGCCACGTATCAG AAAATGGTGTACTATGACTGGCTACCTGGTTACTTGAACCTGAATGAAACAGAACAAGAAGAAGTTAAATACGAAG GATATAAGAGTTATGTACATCCTGGTATAACTCATGAGTTTCAGTCTGCTGCGATGCGGTTCGGCCACACCCTGGTGCCTCCTggtgtttacagaag GAATGCTGATTGTGTTTTCCATAATACAACTTTGATGTCAAGCCTGGCACCTAATAGAGAGGGCCACCATGGTGTAAGAACATGCAATTCATTCTGGAACCCACAG CTTCCAATCAGGGAACATGACATTGAAGATTTCTTGATGGGAATGGCATCACAGATAACAGAGAGGGAAGATAACATCGTCACCATAGATCTACAGA GGCGTGTATTTGGACCTCTGGATTTCACACGTCGTGATCTGATGGCCCAAAATATTCAGCGAGGACGAGACCACGGTTTGCCGGACTACAACACAGCCCGTGTCTCCCTAGGGTTGGACAGAATAGAAAACTTCACTGATATAAATGCACCTAGGTTTGAAGGAGATGAAACAGACATTGATGATTCG ATCCTGAATGCCCTAGATGAAGTTTATGGCGGAGACATTGACAAGGTTGACATCTGGCCGGGTGGTCTTCTAGAAACTACAGCTAATGGTCCAGGTCCACTCTTTAGGAAAATTATCTTGGATCAGTTTGTAAGAACCCGTGACGGAGACCGCTTCTGGTTTGAAAACGAACAAAATGg atTATTCACCAAGGAACAGATTGATTACATTAAAACTAACATCACTGTGTTTGACGTAATCACACTTTGCACCAAAATAACTGAAGATGACATACAACGAGATGTTTTCCATTTCACGGAAg GTGACAAATGCTGGGATGAACACCCCAATGTAAATCGTGCCATTGATGAAAATGATATGGAGAACTGTACTGATCTAAACACCTTTGACTACTTTGAAGGGAGTGAGGTATCCTACGCTCTATCATTCCTTGCACTGGGCCTCTTCATTGTCA TGGTGGTTGTCATGTTATTTGTGTGTGCAAATCGTCGCAAGAAAGTTGTTGAGCAGACACGCAGGGCAGAACGTCAAAAGACACGAAAGGGTCAGGGTCCTGAAAATCTTAAGAAGTtcacaa CTCTTGAATGGTGTGGCTTCAAGTCAGGTACCAGACCAATCCAGGTCGCTCTTGGACCAGGCAAACTTATAAAGGTATCCAACGAGCGTGGGAACAAGCTCTACCGCACCATTGACCTAAACCACCACCAGAAGATCTTGTTCTGCGTTGCCCCAGACCGCAAGCGGCGATACTTGCTCCTGCAACTGGAACGAGAGTATGACTTAGTTGTGAAGTTTGATGAAGAAGACAGCCGCACAGAGTTCATTAGTGAATTGGAGAGTTTCCTTGGAAGTGGAGAGGTTGGCCTAGGAATGGAGCGACGTGAGATTCGTGAGAATGAGCTTTTGAAGATGGCCATAACTAAAGAGCATAGACAGAAGACTATTGAACGTTTCTTTCGAGTGGCCTTTGCtcag GCCTTCAACCAATCTGTTGACTCGGCTGATCTGACTGACCAAGGCAATGATGATGCCAAGGAAGTTCTCAACAATGAACTGAGCAAGACAGAGTTTGCTGAGATGCTCTCCATGGCTCCTGACTCCCTCTTTGTTGAGCAGATGTTTGAGTTGGTTGACAAGGACCATAGCGGATCTTTGTCCTTTCGTGAATTCTTGGATGTTATTGTCATATTTGCTAAAG gCAAGCCTGAAGATAAGTTGGCTCTGATGTTCAACATGTACGACATTGATCGCTCGGGGCATCTTTCTCGTGATGAGTTCAAGATGATGCTTAA GTCCATGATGGAGACCGTGAGTGCATCTCTTGAACAGCAACAACTTGAGGATGTCATCTCATCTATGTTCAAGGCAGCTGGGTTTGAGAATAAGGAAGATCTTTCCTTGGATGATTTCATCAGGCTGATGGGAGATCACAAGGAAGAACTCAGCCAAGCTGCTCTCACTCTACAAG GAGCTGATGTACCCGAGGCTGCCCAACCTCTTGATCGTGGAGCTACTATCATTAAGCGTGAGAATGCTCCATCTCGTGCTCGTAAGACAATCGTCAAAGCATATGC TGACAAAGACCAACAGCGTCCTATGACTGCTAAACGATACCAGTCTAAGGTGGTGAAAATTGAGACAGAAAAGAAGACCTACACTGAGAGTCGGACACAGCGTAAAGTCAACACCTTCGTACGTTACATTGAGAACAACCGACTTAGCATCTTCTACTTGGTCCTCTACATGCTGGTCTTGGCTGGCGTCTTCATTGAGCGTGCCTACT ATTACTCTGTTGAGCGTGAACATGCAGGCCTACGTCGCATTGCTGGCTATGGTGTAACAGTCACTCGAGGTGCAGCTAGTGCTATGATGTTCACCTACTCCACCATCCTCGTAACCATGTGCCGTAATACCATCACGTTCCTTCGTAGTACCTTCCTCCATCGCTATGTACCCTTTGATGGTGCCCTGGCTTTCCACAAGATTGTCGCTTGGACTGCCCTAGCGTTCTCAT TGTTGCACACTGTTGGTCATGCCATCAACTTCTACCACATCTCGACCCAGACTGCTAATGATTTGACGTGTCTCTTCCGAGATTTCTTCCACAG GTCTCATGAACTTCCCAAGTTCCACTTCTGGGTCTACCGTACCATCACTG gTTTCACTGGTGTTCTACTGGTTATGGTGTGTGCCATCATGTACACCTTTGCCCTGCAGTTTGCCCGCCGTAAGGTCTTCAACCTGTTCTGGTTAACCCATAACCTGTACATCCTGCTGTTTATCTTGATGGTCTTCCATGGAAGTGGTAACCTCGTCCAGCCCCCATTCTTCTACTACTTCTTCCTTGGTCCCGTCATCCTCTTCACTTTGGATAAGCTGGTCAGTGTCAGCCGCAAGAAAGCAGAGATTACGGTGGTGAAGGCAGAGTTGTTGCCCTCAA ACGTGACAATGTTGGAATTCAAGCGCCCTACCACCTTTGAGTACAAGTCCGGCCAGTGGGTGCGTATTGCTTGCAAGACTCTCAACTCCAGTGAATACCATCCTTTCACTTTATCCTCTGCCCCTCATGAAGAGAATCTGTCCCTTCACATCCGCGCTGTGGGACCATGGACAACAAACCTGCGTCGTACCTTCGACCCTAATGTGGTCAGAGAGCACCCCTACCCCAAG CTATTCTTGGATGGTCCCTATGGTGAAGGGCACCAGGATTGGTACCAGTTTGAGGTGTCCGTCTTAGTTGGTGGTGGTATTGGAGTCACTCCATTTGCTTCCATCCTAAAAGATTTGGTTGCTCGCTCAGCCCAAGGACAGAAATTCTCCTGCAAGAAG GTATACTTCATCTGGGTGACCCGTACCCAGAAGCAGTTTGAATGGCTCACCGATATTATCCGTGATATTGAAGACAAGGATGTCAACAATCTTGTCAACGTTCACATTTTCATCACCCAGTTCTTCCAAAAGTTTGATCTGCGTACCACCATGCTG TACATCTGTGAGCGTCATTTCCAGAAGATCTCTGAGCGTTCCCTATTCACCGGACTGCGTTCCATCACTCACTTTGGTCGCCCTCAGTTTGAGCCTTTCTTGCAGTCACTACAAGATGAGCATCCCACG GTGAACAAGATCGGTGTCTTCAGCTGTGGTCCTCCAGGAATGACTAACAATGTGGAGAAAGCTTGCACTGAACTAAACAAGTATGATGGAGCTGCATTCCTCCATCACTACGAGAACTTCTAA
- the LOC139941334 gene encoding dual oxidase 1-like isoform X2 — translation MARWAVLLQLCLVMYLGSRLCVAQTSTDAVTIITDTGESTSAAETATSAAITAPRTTPVPATPTSQASGSQQPPTADDSSLSEAQRLALERKIRIFHYEEREYEGYDGWYNNMAHPDWGGAELPLTRRLPVAYSDGVYAMAGKDRPNPIKISEATMRGATGKPSFLNRTAFMTFFGQQVVEEILDAQRAGCPPEYENIDIPEDHEYRKMTKDRVPHGEVKYIPFLRTRYSFNTGFSPNVPREQLNEITPWIDGGLVYGTTKAWADALRSFKGGRLADNSMNVAGEEGFPEENTLGLPMANPPAPADAVLKDAKRFFKLGNPRGNENPFLLTFGILWFRWHNYWADKIFNETMQDREEWNDEKIFNEARKWVIATYQKMVYYDWLPGYLNLNETEQEEVKYEGYKSYVHPGITHEFQSAAMRFGHTLVPPGVYRRNADCVFHNTTLMSSLAPNREGHHGVRTCNSFWNPQLPIREHDIEDFLMGMASQITEREDNIVTIDLQRRVFGPLDFTRRDLMAQNIQRGRDHGLPDYNTARVSLGLDRIENFTDINAPRFEGDETDIDDSILNALDEVYGGDIDKVDIWPGGLLETTANGPGPLFRKIILDQFVRTRDGDRFWFENEQNGLFTKEQIDYIKTNITVFDVITLCTKITEDDIQRDVFHFTEGDKCWDEHPNVNRAIDENDMENCTDLNTFDYFEGSEVSYALSFLALGLFIVMVVVMLFVCANRRKKVVEQTRRAERQKTRKGQGPENLKKFTTLEWCGFKSGTRPIQVALGPGKLIKVSNERGNKLYRTIDLNHHQKILFCVAPDRKRRYLLLQLEREYDLVVKFDEEDSRTEFISELESFLGSGEVGLGMERREIRENELLKMAITKEHRQKTIERFFRVAFAQAFNQSVDSADLTDQGNDDAKEVLNNELSKTEFAEMLSMAPDSLFVEQMFELVDKDHSGSLSFREFLDVIVIFAKGKPEDKLALMFNMYDIDRSGHLSRDEFKMMLKSMMETVSASLEQQQLEDVISSMFKAAGFENKEDLSLDDFIRLMGDHKEELSQAALTLQGADVPEAAQPLDRGATIIKRENAPSRARKTIVKAYADKDQQRPMTAKRYQSKVVKIETEKKTYTESRTQRKVNTFVRYIENNRLSIFYLVLYMLVLAGVFIERAYYYSVEREHAGLRRIAGYGVTVTRGAASAMMFTYSTILVTMCRNTITFLRSTFLHRYVPFDGALAFHKIVAWTALAFSLLHTVGHAINFYHISTQTANDLTCLFRDFFHRSHELPKFHFWVYRTITGFTGVLLVMVCAIMYTFALQFARRKVFNLFWLTHNLYILLFILMVFHGSGNLVQPPFFYYFFLGPVILFTLDKLVSVSRKKAEITVVKAELLPSNVTMLEFKRPTTFEYKSGQWVRIACKTLNSSEYHPFTLSSAPHEENLSLHIRAVGPWTTNLRRTFDPNVVREHPYPKLFLDGPYGEGHQDWYQFEVSVLVGGGIGVTPFASILKDLVARSAQGQKFSCKKVYFIWVTRTQKQFEWLTDIIRDIEDKDVNNLVNVHIFITQFFQKFDLRTTMLYICERHFQKISERSLFTGLRSITHFGRPQFEPFLQSLQDEHPTVNKIGVFSCGPPGMTNNVEKACTELNKYDGAAFLHHYENF, via the exons CTGATGACTCGTCTCTAAGTGAAGCACAACGCCTAGCGCTTGAAA GGAAAATTAGAATCTTTCATTACGAAGAAAGAGAATATGAAGGATATGATGGTTGGTACAATAACATGGCACATCCTGACTGGGGAGGCGCAG AGCTTCCTTTGACAAGACGTCTCCCAGTTGCCTATAGTGACGGGGTTTATGCCATGGCTGGAAAAGATAGACCCAACCCCATAAAGATCAGCGAGGCTACCATGCGAGGAGCAACAGGAAAACCATCCTTTCTCAACCGCACTGCATTCATGACTTTCTTTG GACAACAAGTTGtagaagagatcttagatgctcaACGTGCTGGCTGCCCTCCAGAATATGAAAACATTGACATACCCGAAGACCATGAATACAGAAAGATGACCAAGGATAGAGTACCTCATGGTGAAGTGAAATATATTCCATTCCTTCGAACTCGCTACAGTTTCAACACTGGGTTCTCACCCAATGTCCCCAGGGAACAG TTGAATGAAATCACACCATGGATTGATGGTGGACTGGTGTATGGAACAACTAAGGCATGGGCAGATGCATTGCGTTCATTTAAAGGTGGTCGTCTTGCTGATAATAGCATGAATGTTGCAGGAGAGGAAGGCTTCCCCGAGGAGAACACCCTAGGTTTGCCAATGGCCAACCCTCCAGCGCCTGCAGATGCCGTGCTCAAAGATGCCAAGAGATTCTTTA AGCTGGGAAATCCCCGAGGCAATGAAAACCCTTTCCTTCTGACCTTTGGCATTCTGTGGTTCCGCTGGCATAACTACTGGGCCGACAAGATTTTCAATGAGACAATGCAGGATAGAGAGGAATGGAATGACGAGAAGATCTTCAATGAGGCCCGTAAATGGGTTATTGCCACGTATCAG AAAATGGTGTACTATGACTGGCTACCTGGTTACTTGAACCTGAATGAAACAGAACAAGAAGAAGTTAAATACGAAG GATATAAGAGTTATGTACATCCTGGTATAACTCATGAGTTTCAGTCTGCTGCGATGCGGTTCGGCCACACCCTGGTGCCTCCTggtgtttacagaag GAATGCTGATTGTGTTTTCCATAATACAACTTTGATGTCAAGCCTGGCACCTAATAGAGAGGGCCACCATGGTGTAAGAACATGCAATTCATTCTGGAACCCACAG CTTCCAATCAGGGAACATGACATTGAAGATTTCTTGATGGGAATGGCATCACAGATAACAGAGAGGGAAGATAACATCGTCACCATAGATCTACAGA GGCGTGTATTTGGACCTCTGGATTTCACACGTCGTGATCTGATGGCCCAAAATATTCAGCGAGGACGAGACCACGGTTTGCCGGACTACAACACAGCCCGTGTCTCCCTAGGGTTGGACAGAATAGAAAACTTCACTGATATAAATGCACCTAGGTTTGAAGGAGATGAAACAGACATTGATGATTCG ATCCTGAATGCCCTAGATGAAGTTTATGGCGGAGACATTGACAAGGTTGACATCTGGCCGGGTGGTCTTCTAGAAACTACAGCTAATGGTCCAGGTCCACTCTTTAGGAAAATTATCTTGGATCAGTTTGTAAGAACCCGTGACGGAGACCGCTTCTGGTTTGAAAACGAACAAAATGg atTATTCACCAAGGAACAGATTGATTACATTAAAACTAACATCACTGTGTTTGACGTAATCACACTTTGCACCAAAATAACTGAAGATGACATACAACGAGATGTTTTCCATTTCACGGAAg GTGACAAATGCTGGGATGAACACCCCAATGTAAATCGTGCCATTGATGAAAATGATATGGAGAACTGTACTGATCTAAACACCTTTGACTACTTTGAAGGGAGTGAGGTATCCTACGCTCTATCATTCCTTGCACTGGGCCTCTTCATTGTCA TGGTGGTTGTCATGTTATTTGTGTGTGCAAATCGTCGCAAGAAAGTTGTTGAGCAGACACGCAGGGCAGAACGTCAAAAGACACGAAAGGGTCAGGGTCCTGAAAATCTTAAGAAGTtcacaa CTCTTGAATGGTGTGGCTTCAAGTCAGGTACCAGACCAATCCAGGTCGCTCTTGGACCAGGCAAACTTATAAAGGTATCCAACGAGCGTGGGAACAAGCTCTACCGCACCATTGACCTAAACCACCACCAGAAGATCTTGTTCTGCGTTGCCCCAGACCGCAAGCGGCGATACTTGCTCCTGCAACTGGAACGAGAGTATGACTTAGTTGTGAAGTTTGATGAAGAAGACAGCCGCACAGAGTTCATTAGTGAATTGGAGAGTTTCCTTGGAAGTGGAGAGGTTGGCCTAGGAATGGAGCGACGTGAGATTCGTGAGAATGAGCTTTTGAAGATGGCCATAACTAAAGAGCATAGACAGAAGACTATTGAACGTTTCTTTCGAGTGGCCTTTGCtcag GCCTTCAACCAATCTGTTGACTCGGCTGATCTGACTGACCAAGGCAATGATGATGCCAAGGAAGTTCTCAACAATGAACTGAGCAAGACAGAGTTTGCTGAGATGCTCTCCATGGCTCCTGACTCCCTCTTTGTTGAGCAGATGTTTGAGTTGGTTGACAAGGACCATAGCGGATCTTTGTCCTTTCGTGAATTCTTGGATGTTATTGTCATATTTGCTAAAG gCAAGCCTGAAGATAAGTTGGCTCTGATGTTCAACATGTACGACATTGATCGCTCGGGGCATCTTTCTCGTGATGAGTTCAAGATGATGCTTAA GTCCATGATGGAGACCGTGAGTGCATCTCTTGAACAGCAACAACTTGAGGATGTCATCTCATCTATGTTCAAGGCAGCTGGGTTTGAGAATAAGGAAGATCTTTCCTTGGATGATTTCATCAGGCTGATGGGAGATCACAAGGAAGAACTCAGCCAAGCTGCTCTCACTCTACAAG GAGCTGATGTACCCGAGGCTGCCCAACCTCTTGATCGTGGAGCTACTATCATTAAGCGTGAGAATGCTCCATCTCGTGCTCGTAAGACAATCGTCAAAGCATATGC TGACAAAGACCAACAGCGTCCTATGACTGCTAAACGATACCAGTCTAAGGTGGTGAAAATTGAGACAGAAAAGAAGACCTACACTGAGAGTCGGACACAGCGTAAAGTCAACACCTTCGTACGTTACATTGAGAACAACCGACTTAGCATCTTCTACTTGGTCCTCTACATGCTGGTCTTGGCTGGCGTCTTCATTGAGCGTGCCTACT ATTACTCTGTTGAGCGTGAACATGCAGGCCTACGTCGCATTGCTGGCTATGGTGTAACAGTCACTCGAGGTGCAGCTAGTGCTATGATGTTCACCTACTCCACCATCCTCGTAACCATGTGCCGTAATACCATCACGTTCCTTCGTAGTACCTTCCTCCATCGCTATGTACCCTTTGATGGTGCCCTGGCTTTCCACAAGATTGTCGCTTGGACTGCCCTAGCGTTCTCAT TGTTGCACACTGTTGGTCATGCCATCAACTTCTACCACATCTCGACCCAGACTGCTAATGATTTGACGTGTCTCTTCCGAGATTTCTTCCACAG GTCTCATGAACTTCCCAAGTTCCACTTCTGGGTCTACCGTACCATCACTG gTTTCACTGGTGTTCTACTGGTTATGGTGTGTGCCATCATGTACACCTTTGCCCTGCAGTTTGCCCGCCGTAAGGTCTTCAACCTGTTCTGGTTAACCCATAACCTGTACATCCTGCTGTTTATCTTGATGGTCTTCCATGGAAGTGGTAACCTCGTCCAGCCCCCATTCTTCTACTACTTCTTCCTTGGTCCCGTCATCCTCTTCACTTTGGATAAGCTGGTCAGTGTCAGCCGCAAGAAAGCAGAGATTACGGTGGTGAAGGCAGAGTTGTTGCCCTCAA ACGTGACAATGTTGGAATTCAAGCGCCCTACCACCTTTGAGTACAAGTCCGGCCAGTGGGTGCGTATTGCTTGCAAGACTCTCAACTCCAGTGAATACCATCCTTTCACTTTATCCTCTGCCCCTCATGAAGAGAATCTGTCCCTTCACATCCGCGCTGTGGGACCATGGACAACAAACCTGCGTCGTACCTTCGACCCTAATGTGGTCAGAGAGCACCCCTACCCCAAG CTATTCTTGGATGGTCCCTATGGTGAAGGGCACCAGGATTGGTACCAGTTTGAGGTGTCCGTCTTAGTTGGTGGTGGTATTGGAGTCACTCCATTTGCTTCCATCCTAAAAGATTTGGTTGCTCGCTCAGCCCAAGGACAGAAATTCTCCTGCAAGAAG GTATACTTCATCTGGGTGACCCGTACCCAGAAGCAGTTTGAATGGCTCACCGATATTATCCGTGATATTGAAGACAAGGATGTCAACAATCTTGTCAACGTTCACATTTTCATCACCCAGTTCTTCCAAAAGTTTGATCTGCGTACCACCATGCTG TACATCTGTGAGCGTCATTTCCAGAAGATCTCTGAGCGTTCCCTATTCACCGGACTGCGTTCCATCACTCACTTTGGTCGCCCTCAGTTTGAGCCTTTCTTGCAGTCACTACAAGATGAGCATCCCACG GTGAACAAGATCGGTGTCTTCAGCTGTGGTCCTCCAGGAATGACTAACAATGTGGAGAAAGCTTGCACTGAACTAAACAAGTATGATGGAGCTGCATTCCTCCATCACTACGAGAACTTCTAA